The following proteins are co-located in the Mobula hypostoma chromosome 4, sMobHyp1.1, whole genome shotgun sequence genome:
- the zbtb38 gene encoding zinc finger and BTB domain-containing protein 38 isoform X2, with translation MDLKKIKMTVMPSSADIMDNSHSQTVLGCLNEQRTKGVFCDVTIVVEDTKFKAHKNVLAASSVYFKNLFSSQELWLVGHILELPDFKAEVFAEILHFIYSAKVVVKGSERVKDLVDGGKRLGISFLENLMPTPQQHITSLDVLCSASPNSTRSLSPASSLSLSASFHNLKAEACNSVCDKGSEEFQPVNGPRITNAFSIFNMQDGSDLYFPLDLTANVNKRAVESDKLSVACVPPDTTKVQQKPAQTFAEHSYAVFSSRKDQQNGEHHGLQEALQENDNPLCNSSCNTAGAGSRQDLHPDLQGQICKPSQPSHAATSTDFKVLRFNLNILQTTSKSSPVGFVPVAKPLNEPTLNSQETSGGATDPEKRGPATENIVQSVPDATWSEAVPEVESQAAYSCKYCPRSFSTRVSLNVHSQIHTSLFEKPLSCRHCGKPFVHLKRLQTHEHLCQGPGTVVPNSESTDEQVENFSSDNEVARSEEDVNMTSCTSELENSNKHSINLVRSRRSSSSPDPEHFVKVVDGHILYFCSVCKRSYVTLSSLKRHANVHSWRRSYPCHYCSKVFALAEYRTKHEIWHTGERRYQCIFCLETFMTYYTLKTHQKSFHGIDPGLPTNKKTANAGYRAKMYPFKLYRLLPMKLQKRPYKTYTRSGPENFNSSQTIRVSSNVDLGNISFGNLSSASEDLQDKLISSETTPSEHSLHFASAEDGQSEGAEPPPRLSGASDGQFNDSLLPWASTENEAHHGDKHCIEIEQQCLATDVNTTGPSVINYGHTAPSVIMHSNRVSSVIKHGNAFSSVIAYSGGNDGYQTCPKANVSSDSSDTKTRKNTAKDSLKLQNKGSYRKTVESAKGSGQLSGPGAAHKNRSSTFSEGSRTETYIAKPACPGTSADNQVAPLCQITVKIGDKAVVQRHIAGSKLFRRKGRKPKWMMSKEEKVVENFKMEEDEDQNMKSPDCPDPAGSNADPAGGAETCDEMSDHDSNDKLWRPYYKYKPKKKAKAFHKMRKSRWKKQHGSNDHNLPNSISSTTEVKDVPEEIAHNNIISDESQDWSNQLDNRVKPIEEKIESDLKWGATKKPYSCTLCAKLFSNPSTLKTHLRCHTGEQPFSCETCGRRFSVQGNLHKHKRIHLGMKEFVCMYCDKAFTLSETLKTHERIHTGEKRYRCHFCPQRFLYLTTKKNHEQKHLEKKRAQREGKEHVCFQCFKICKTAAALGMHQKKHAVKPSAHKDSQILLDYKDDQHTNLKTESKHKSRAEAEDEYPLPTTSGNDDQMNCSLRTEPLLPVTQPELAPVPQKTNCVAYPWTAAHNVGPRHLQRTLPENSEKTWKIHQQSLDINLPLCTNSSYNPHDRSHGDDERLAFYQRASEMFYSHQVEGIVYKAM, from the coding sequence ATGACTGTCATGCCATCAAGTGCAGATATCATGGACAACTCCCACAGCCAGACTGTCCTTGGTTGCTTGAATGAACAGCGCACCAAAGGTGTATTCTGTGATGTCACCATTGTTGTGGAAGACACAAAATTTAAAGCCCACAAGAATGTTTTGGCAGCGTCCAGTGTTTACTTTAAGAACCTTTTTTCCAGCCAAGAGTTGTGGTTGGTTGGTCATATCCTTGAATTGCCTGACTTCAAGGCAGAAGTGTTTGCAGAAATATTGCATTTCATCTACAGTGCAAAGGTGGTTGTCAAGGGATCTGAGCGAGTGAAAGATCTTGTGGATGGTGGAAAAAGATTAGGGATATCATTTCTGGAAAATTTGATGCCCACGCCCCAGCAACACATTACGTCTCTGGATGTTTTGTGCAGCGCGTCTCCCAATTCTACTCGGTCGCTTTCTCCTGCTTCTTCCCTCTCCTTATCGGCCAGTTTTCACAATCTGAAAGCGGAGGCCTGCAATTCTGTCTGTGACAAAGGCAGTGAAGAGTTTCAGCCTGTTAATGGACCCCGCATCACAAACGCGTTCTCCATTTTCAACATGCAGGATGGCAGCGACTTGTATTTTCCACTCGACTTAACGGCCAACGTCAACAAAAGAGCAGTAGAATCTGATAAGCTGTCCGTGGCGTGTGTTCCCCCGGATACAACTAAAGTGCAGCAAAAGCCTGCTCAGACATTCGCTGAACATTCCTATGCTGTGTTCTCCTCCAGAAAGGATCAGCAAAATGGTGAACACCATGGTCTTCAAGAAGCTTTACAAGAAAATGACAACCCTTTATGTAACAGTAGTTGCAATACTGCTGGCGCTGGAAGCAGGCAGGATTTGCATCCTGATTTGCAAGGCCAGATCTGCAAGCCAAGCCAACCATCCCATGCTGCCACTTCAACTGACTTCAAGGTTCTAAGATTTAATTTAAACATTCTGCAGACCACAAGCAAAAGTAGTCCGGTAGGCTTTGTGCCAGTGGCTAAGCCATTAAATGAGCCTACCTTGAACTCACAGGAGACTTCAGGTGGAGCTACAGATCCAGAGAAACGTGGCCCTGCTACGGAAAATATTGTCCAATCGGTGCCGGATGCGACTTGGTCTGAAGCGGTGCCGGAAGTGGAAAGCCAAGCTGCTTACAGCTGCAAGTACTGCCCGCGGTCTTTCAGCACCCGAGTTTCATTGAACGTCCACTCCCAGATCCACACAAGCCTCTTCGAAAAGCCCCTGTCCTGCAGACACTGTGGTAAACCGTTTGTTCATCTCAAGAGGCTCCAGACGCATGAGCACCTTTGCCAAGGGCCAGGAACAGTAGTGCCCAACTCTGAGTCCACAGACGAGCAAGTGGAGAACTTTTCCAGCGACAATGAAGTCGCCAGAAGTGAGGAAGATGTAAATATGACTTCCTGTACTTCAGAATTGGAGAATTCCAACAAGCACTCGATAAACTTGGTACGGTCAAGGCGAAGTAGCAGCTCGCCAGACCCAGAACATTTTGTGAAGGTTGTTGACGGACACATTTTGTATTTTTGCAGTGTTTGCAAGCGCTCCTACGTAACCTTGTCCAGCTTGAAGAGACACGCCAATGTTCATTCTTGGAGAAGAAGCTATCCCTGTCATTACTGCAGTAAAGTATTTGCTTTGGCTGAATATCGCACCAAACATGAAATATGGCACACTGGTGAAAGGCGCTATCAGTGCATCTTTTGCTTGGAGACCTTCATGACCTATTATACTTTGAAAACCCATCAGAAATCTTTTCACGGTATTGACCCAGGTCTTCCCACAAACAAGAAGACAGCCAATGCTGGATACAGAGCCAAGATGTATCCATTCAAACTCTATAGGCTTCTACCTATGAAGCTGCAAAAGAGACCCTACAAGACTTACACACGATCAGGTCCAGAAAATTTCAACAGTAGTCAAACTATCAGAGTTTCTTCAAATGTTGATCTCGGTAACATTTCCTTTGGCAATCTGTCGTCTGCTTCAGAGGATTTGCAGGACAAGTTGATCTCTTCGGAGACCACTCCTTCAGAACACTCGCTTCATTTTGCGTCAGCTGAGGATGGGCAGAGTGAAGGAGCAGAACCACCACCTCGCCTGTCAGGAGCCAGTGATGGCCAATTCAATGATTCCTTGCTTCCTTGGGCTTCCACAGAAAATGAAGCTCATCATGGTGATAAACATTGTATTGAAATTGAACAACAATGTTTAGCCACTGATGTTAATACAACAGGTCCCTCTGTTATTAACTATGGGCATACAGCACCCTCTGTGATAATGCATAGCAACAGGGTTTCTTCCGTTATAAAGCatggaaatgctttttcttctgtCATTGCGTATAGTGGTGGTAATGATGGTTATCAAACGTGTCCAAAGGCCAATGTTAGCAGTGATTCTTCAGATACAAAAACAAGGAAGAACACGGCTAAGGACAGTCTTAAACTACAGAATAAAGGTAGTTATAGGAAGACTGTAGAATCAGCAAAGGGAAGTGGACAACTCTCAGGACCAGGAGCTGCACACAAGAATCGTTCAAGTACTTTCTCCGAAGGAAGCCGGACAGAAACCTACATTGCAAAGCCTGCTTGCCCTGGAACCTCCGCTGACAACCAGGTAGCCCCTCTTTGCCAAATTACTGTGAAAATTGGGGATAAAGCAGTCGTACAAAGACACATTGCTGGCTCCAAACTGTTCCGTAGAAAAGGCCGGAAGCCAAAATGGATGATGTCAAAAGAGGAAAAGGTGGTTGAAAATTTCAAGATGGAAGAAGATGAAGATCAAAATATGAAGTCGCCTGACTGTCCTGATCCTGCTGGAAGTAATGCGGATCCTGCAGGAGGCGCAGAAACATGCGATGAAATGAGCGATCATGATTCAAATGACAAGCTTTGGAGACCGTACTATAAGTACAAGCCAAAAAAGAAAGCTAaagcatttcacaaaatgagaaaATCTAGGTGGAAAAAACAGCATGGATCTAATGACCATAACCTTCCTAACTCTATATCTAGCACAACTGAAGTAAAGGATGTTCCTGAAGAAATTGCTCATAATAACATAATTAGTGATGAATCCCAAGACTGGAGTAATCAGCTTGATAATAGAGTAAAACCTATTGAAGAGAAAATAGAAAGTGACCTAAAATGGGGTGCAACTAAAAAGCCTTACTCATGTACCCTCTGCGCAAAATTATTTTCAAACCCTTCAACTCTGAAGACACACCTAAGGTGTCATACCGGTGAGCAGCCATTCTCCTGTGAAACCTGTGGGCGCCGATTTTCAGTCCAAGGAAATCTCCATAAACACAAACGCATTCATCTGGGTATGAAAGAGTTTGTTTGCATGTACTGTGACAAGGCCTTCACTTTGAGCGAGACCCTGAAAACGCACGAGAGGATTCACACTGGCGAGAAACGGTACCGTTGCCACTTTTGTCCGCAACGTTTCCTTTACCTGACGACTAAGAAAAATCATGAGCAGAAGCACTTGGAAAAAAAACGTGCTCAACGGGAAGGGAAAGAACACGTATGCTTCCAGTGTTTTAAAATATGTAAAACTGCAGCTGCACTTGGTATGCACCAAAAGAAGCACGCAGTAAAACCTTCTGCTCATAAAGATTCTCAGATATTGTTGGACTACAAAGATGACCAACACACAAATTTGAAAACAGAATCCAAACACAAAAGTAGAGCAGAGGCAGAGGATGAATACCCTCTGCCAACTACATCTGGAAATGATGACCAGATGAATTGTTCGCTCAGAACAGAGCCATTGCTTCCCGTCACCCAACCTGAACTGGCACCCGTACCACAGAAGACGAATTGTGTTGCATATCCATGGACAGCAGCTCACAATGTGGGACCACGTCATTTGCAAAGAACGCTGCCAGAGAACAGTGAGAAAACGTGGAAAATTCACCAGCAAAGTCTAGATATAAATCTGCCTCTTTGTACAAATAGTTCATACAATCCACATGACAGAAGCCATGGAGATGATGAAAGACTTGCTTTCTATCAACGTGCTTCCGAAATGTTTTATAGCCATCAGGTGGAGGGGATAGTGTATAAAGCTATGTGA
- the zbtb38 gene encoding zinc finger and BTB domain-containing protein 38 isoform X3 — MTVMPSSADIMDNSHSQTVLGCLNEQRTKGVFCDVTIVVEDTKFKAHKNVLAASSVYFKNLFSSQELWLVGHILELPDFKAEVFAEILHFIYSAKVVVKGSERVKDLVDGGKRLGISFLENLMPTPQQHITSLDVLCSASPNSTRSLSPASSLSLSASFHNLKAEACNSVCDKGSEEFQPVNGPRITNAFSIFNMQDGSDLYFPLDLTANVNKRAVESDKLSVACVPPDTTKVQQKPAQTFAEHSYAVFSSRKDQQNGEHHGLQEALQENDNPLCNSSCNTAGAGSRQDLHPDLQGQICKPSQPSHAATSTDFKVLRFNLNILQTTSKSSPVGFVPVAKPLNEPTLNSQETSGGATDPEKRGPATENIVQSVPDATWSEAVPEVESQAAYSCKYCPRSFSTRVSLNVHSQIHTSLFEKPLSCRHCGKPFVHLKRLQTHEHLCQGPGTVVPNSESTDEQVENFSSDNEVARSEEDVNMTSCTSELENSNKHSINLVRSRRSSSSPDPEHFVKVVDGHILYFCSVCKRSYVTLSSLKRHANVHSWRRSYPCHYCSKVFALAEYRTKHEIWHTGERRYQCIFCLETFMTYYTLKTHQKSFHGIDPGLPTNKKTANAGYRAKMYPFKLYRLLPMKLQKRPYKTYTRSGPENFNSSQTIRVSSNVDLGNISFGNLSSASEDLQDKLISSETTPSEHSLHFASAEDGQSEGAEPPPRLSGASDGQFNDSLLPWASTENEAHHGDKHCIEIEQQCLATDVNTTGPSVINYGHTAPSVIMHSNRVSSVIKHGNAFSSVIAYSGGNDGYQTCPKANVSSDSSDTKTRKNTAKDSLKLQNKGSYRKTVESAKGSGQLSGPGAAHKNRSSTFSEGSRTETYIAKPACPGTSADNQVAPLCQITVKIGDKAVVQRHIAGSKLFRRKGRKPKWMMSKEEKVVENFKMEEDEDQNMKSPDCPDPAGSNADPAGGAETCDEMSDHDSNDKLWRPYYKYKPKKKAKAFHKMRKSRWKKQHGSNDHNLPNSISSTTEVKDVPEEIAHNNIISDESQDWSNQLDNRVKPIEEKIESDLKWGATKKPYSCTLCAKLFSNPSTLKTHLRCHTGEQPFSCETCGRRFSVQGNLHKHKRIHLGMKEFVCMYCDKAFTLSETLKTHERIHTGEKRYRCHFCPQRFLYLTTKKNHEQKHLEKKRAQREGKEHVCFQCFKICKTAAALGMHQKKHAVKPSAHKDSQILLDYKDDQHTNLKTESKHKSRAEAEDEYPLPTTSGNDDQMNCSLRTEPLLPVTQPELAPVPQKTNCVAYPWTAAHNVGPRHLQRTLPENSEKTWKIHQQSLDINLPLCTNSSYNPHDRSHGDDERLAFYQRASEMFYSHQVEGIVYKAM, encoded by the coding sequence ATGACTGTCATGCCATCAAGTGCAGATATCATGGACAACTCCCACAGCCAGACTGTCCTTGGTTGCTTGAATGAACAGCGCACCAAAGGTGTATTCTGTGATGTCACCATTGTTGTGGAAGACACAAAATTTAAAGCCCACAAGAATGTTTTGGCAGCGTCCAGTGTTTACTTTAAGAACCTTTTTTCCAGCCAAGAGTTGTGGTTGGTTGGTCATATCCTTGAATTGCCTGACTTCAAGGCAGAAGTGTTTGCAGAAATATTGCATTTCATCTACAGTGCAAAGGTGGTTGTCAAGGGATCTGAGCGAGTGAAAGATCTTGTGGATGGTGGAAAAAGATTAGGGATATCATTTCTGGAAAATTTGATGCCCACGCCCCAGCAACACATTACGTCTCTGGATGTTTTGTGCAGCGCGTCTCCCAATTCTACTCGGTCGCTTTCTCCTGCTTCTTCCCTCTCCTTATCGGCCAGTTTTCACAATCTGAAAGCGGAGGCCTGCAATTCTGTCTGTGACAAAGGCAGTGAAGAGTTTCAGCCTGTTAATGGACCCCGCATCACAAACGCGTTCTCCATTTTCAACATGCAGGATGGCAGCGACTTGTATTTTCCACTCGACTTAACGGCCAACGTCAACAAAAGAGCAGTAGAATCTGATAAGCTGTCCGTGGCGTGTGTTCCCCCGGATACAACTAAAGTGCAGCAAAAGCCTGCTCAGACATTCGCTGAACATTCCTATGCTGTGTTCTCCTCCAGAAAGGATCAGCAAAATGGTGAACACCATGGTCTTCAAGAAGCTTTACAAGAAAATGACAACCCTTTATGTAACAGTAGTTGCAATACTGCTGGCGCTGGAAGCAGGCAGGATTTGCATCCTGATTTGCAAGGCCAGATCTGCAAGCCAAGCCAACCATCCCATGCTGCCACTTCAACTGACTTCAAGGTTCTAAGATTTAATTTAAACATTCTGCAGACCACAAGCAAAAGTAGTCCGGTAGGCTTTGTGCCAGTGGCTAAGCCATTAAATGAGCCTACCTTGAACTCACAGGAGACTTCAGGTGGAGCTACAGATCCAGAGAAACGTGGCCCTGCTACGGAAAATATTGTCCAATCGGTGCCGGATGCGACTTGGTCTGAAGCGGTGCCGGAAGTGGAAAGCCAAGCTGCTTACAGCTGCAAGTACTGCCCGCGGTCTTTCAGCACCCGAGTTTCATTGAACGTCCACTCCCAGATCCACACAAGCCTCTTCGAAAAGCCCCTGTCCTGCAGACACTGTGGTAAACCGTTTGTTCATCTCAAGAGGCTCCAGACGCATGAGCACCTTTGCCAAGGGCCAGGAACAGTAGTGCCCAACTCTGAGTCCACAGACGAGCAAGTGGAGAACTTTTCCAGCGACAATGAAGTCGCCAGAAGTGAGGAAGATGTAAATATGACTTCCTGTACTTCAGAATTGGAGAATTCCAACAAGCACTCGATAAACTTGGTACGGTCAAGGCGAAGTAGCAGCTCGCCAGACCCAGAACATTTTGTGAAGGTTGTTGACGGACACATTTTGTATTTTTGCAGTGTTTGCAAGCGCTCCTACGTAACCTTGTCCAGCTTGAAGAGACACGCCAATGTTCATTCTTGGAGAAGAAGCTATCCCTGTCATTACTGCAGTAAAGTATTTGCTTTGGCTGAATATCGCACCAAACATGAAATATGGCACACTGGTGAAAGGCGCTATCAGTGCATCTTTTGCTTGGAGACCTTCATGACCTATTATACTTTGAAAACCCATCAGAAATCTTTTCACGGTATTGACCCAGGTCTTCCCACAAACAAGAAGACAGCCAATGCTGGATACAGAGCCAAGATGTATCCATTCAAACTCTATAGGCTTCTACCTATGAAGCTGCAAAAGAGACCCTACAAGACTTACACACGATCAGGTCCAGAAAATTTCAACAGTAGTCAAACTATCAGAGTTTCTTCAAATGTTGATCTCGGTAACATTTCCTTTGGCAATCTGTCGTCTGCTTCAGAGGATTTGCAGGACAAGTTGATCTCTTCGGAGACCACTCCTTCAGAACACTCGCTTCATTTTGCGTCAGCTGAGGATGGGCAGAGTGAAGGAGCAGAACCACCACCTCGCCTGTCAGGAGCCAGTGATGGCCAATTCAATGATTCCTTGCTTCCTTGGGCTTCCACAGAAAATGAAGCTCATCATGGTGATAAACATTGTATTGAAATTGAACAACAATGTTTAGCCACTGATGTTAATACAACAGGTCCCTCTGTTATTAACTATGGGCATACAGCACCCTCTGTGATAATGCATAGCAACAGGGTTTCTTCCGTTATAAAGCatggaaatgctttttcttctgtCATTGCGTATAGTGGTGGTAATGATGGTTATCAAACGTGTCCAAAGGCCAATGTTAGCAGTGATTCTTCAGATACAAAAACAAGGAAGAACACGGCTAAGGACAGTCTTAAACTACAGAATAAAGGTAGTTATAGGAAGACTGTAGAATCAGCAAAGGGAAGTGGACAACTCTCAGGACCAGGAGCTGCACACAAGAATCGTTCAAGTACTTTCTCCGAAGGAAGCCGGACAGAAACCTACATTGCAAAGCCTGCTTGCCCTGGAACCTCCGCTGACAACCAGGTAGCCCCTCTTTGCCAAATTACTGTGAAAATTGGGGATAAAGCAGTCGTACAAAGACACATTGCTGGCTCCAAACTGTTCCGTAGAAAAGGCCGGAAGCCAAAATGGATGATGTCAAAAGAGGAAAAGGTGGTTGAAAATTTCAAGATGGAAGAAGATGAAGATCAAAATATGAAGTCGCCTGACTGTCCTGATCCTGCTGGAAGTAATGCGGATCCTGCAGGAGGCGCAGAAACATGCGATGAAATGAGCGATCATGATTCAAATGACAAGCTTTGGAGACCGTACTATAAGTACAAGCCAAAAAAGAAAGCTAaagcatttcacaaaatgagaaaATCTAGGTGGAAAAAACAGCATGGATCTAATGACCATAACCTTCCTAACTCTATATCTAGCACAACTGAAGTAAAGGATGTTCCTGAAGAAATTGCTCATAATAACATAATTAGTGATGAATCCCAAGACTGGAGTAATCAGCTTGATAATAGAGTAAAACCTATTGAAGAGAAAATAGAAAGTGACCTAAAATGGGGTGCAACTAAAAAGCCTTACTCATGTACCCTCTGCGCAAAATTATTTTCAAACCCTTCAACTCTGAAGACACACCTAAGGTGTCATACCGGTGAGCAGCCATTCTCCTGTGAAACCTGTGGGCGCCGATTTTCAGTCCAAGGAAATCTCCATAAACACAAACGCATTCATCTGGGTATGAAAGAGTTTGTTTGCATGTACTGTGACAAGGCCTTCACTTTGAGCGAGACCCTGAAAACGCACGAGAGGATTCACACTGGCGAGAAACGGTACCGTTGCCACTTTTGTCCGCAACGTTTCCTTTACCTGACGACTAAGAAAAATCATGAGCAGAAGCACTTGGAAAAAAAACGTGCTCAACGGGAAGGGAAAGAACACGTATGCTTCCAGTGTTTTAAAATATGTAAAACTGCAGCTGCACTTGGTATGCACCAAAAGAAGCACGCAGTAAAACCTTCTGCTCATAAAGATTCTCAGATATTGTTGGACTACAAAGATGACCAACACACAAATTTGAAAACAGAATCCAAACACAAAAGTAGAGCAGAGGCAGAGGATGAATACCCTCTGCCAACTACATCTGGAAATGATGACCAGATGAATTGTTCGCTCAGAACAGAGCCATTGCTTCCCGTCACCCAACCTGAACTGGCACCCGTACCACAGAAGACGAATTGTGTTGCATATCCATGGACAGCAGCTCACAATGTGGGACCACGTCATTTGCAAAGAACGCTGCCAGAGAACAGTGAGAAAACGTGGAAAATTCACCAGCAAAGTCTAGATATAAATCTGCCTCTTTGTACAAATAGTTCATACAATCCACATGACAGAAGCCATGGAGATGATGAAAGACTTGCTTTCTATCAACGTGCTTCCGAAATGTTTTATAGCCATCAGGTGGAGGGGATAGTGTATAAAGCTATGTGA